One window from the genome of Dermacentor silvarum isolate Dsil-2018 chromosome 7, BIME_Dsil_1.4, whole genome shotgun sequence encodes:
- the LOC119457936 gene encoding mediator of RNA polymerase II transcription subunit 22: protein MAQAKGLSQSKEALLKSYTKQLKDDMKSMVDNFTEIIKSTRVPLEDEGQVLRPLQGIQDHYEMTVRAANIVRAGESLMKLISDIKQYLILNDFPFVNDSIAQNSQRYCAFQMDCDQRLMALRDDMSAELYELEEEYYSSCYK from the exons ATGGCACAAGCAAAGGGACTCAGTCAAAGCAAGGAAGCCCTGTTGAAGTCTTACACCAAACAACTCAAGGATGACATGAAATCTATGGTCGACAATTTTACGGAAATCATCAAATCCACGCGTGTGCCTCTCGAAGACGAGGGACAGGTATTGAGACCTCTGCAGGGAATACAGGACCACTATGAAATGACCGTCCGAGCTGCGAACATT gtCCGCGCTGGAGAGTCGTTGATGAAATTAATATCAGACATAAAACAGTACCTGATCCTCAATGACTTCCCATTTGTGAACGACTCCATTGCCCAGAACAGTCAGCGCTACTGTGCTTTTCAAATGGACTGCGATCAGCGGTTGATGGCACTGCGGGACGACATGTCTGCTGAATTGTACGAGCTTGAAGAAGAGTATTATTCGTCCTGCTATAAGTAA